The DNA window CGCCTCCAATAGCACCTCCGATGCATCCTCCGATTACCATCACTGTTCCTATTAGAACCAAAGTCCAAACGGGTAGCCCACAGCACGCAGTCTGTTTTCCTTTCCGTTTGAGCTTTTCCTCAAACGCCATAATGCCGGTGAGTGGTGCTCTTTGggcaccatcgccatcgcgATCCGGTGTTTGCTCCGGAACAAGGGCACCCCTTGACAAATCATCCGAGATCGGGGCCTCGTGCGAACCAATATTCAGTTGGTGTTCCTCCGGTTGAAGCGTTGAGTCTGACATGTTTTCTGCCCCTGGGGGCTTGGGGACAGCGCCCATTGGGTAGCGAGAATATGGTGGGAGTGGCTCCGTGTGGCCGTCAGCCCCGATGATATCGCCTACATCATCGTCTCGGCGAGCGGCAGGCGGCTGATAATGCTGATTGTGGCCGGGGAAGCCAACGGGAATCAACGAATCATCCATCCCCTCCTCGACAACATTCTGTGGGTACATCGCGTACGGATGTTGAGGGCCAACTGATTCTCCCAGCGGCTGGTCATTCTGGCGGATTGTCGAGGTGCTTGTCATGCTCGCAGACCGGCTAACGCCAACCTGAGGGTACATCGCATATGGATGGCTGGGCCCGGTGGCTCCGGTGTACGGGCTTAGTGCGCGCGGCATAGAGAAACGGGAGGAGATGCTTTGGTTGCGTTGGACCCCGGTAGGGGTGGTGTTGCCAGAGTTCGAGTTGGAATGGTTTGCCATGCCCATGACACCCTTTTGGGGCAGGCTGGACCGGTGAGGTTCATCGAAGGAGACGCGGGCTTCATCGCCAAACGGGTTCTCATTCTCGGTTGTGGAGGAGCTGACCGACTTCTGGGGGTGGTTACTGGAGCGGAgggttgttgaggaggcGATTGAGCCGGAAAGACTAGGAGCGCGTTCGATTCGATCAGGATCCAGCGGTTCAAGGGAGTATTCGTCGGAGAAGACATTGGGATTGGAGCGGGAGGAGCGACCGAAGGATTGACGCGACATGGATTCGCCAGTCTGTCCCTGCGACAGTCGAGGAGTTTGAGAGGATTGGGATGCAGAGCGAGAACGATCGGAAGAGATGTGCCCGGACATGGCTCTTGATGTACGGCAGCCCTGTCGGGCCACCTCTTTGTTTGGTCAATCCGTCGACAGGGTGGCCGATGGAGAAGTGCcgaaggggaggagggagggacgAAGAGCCAGGCGCGGTATACTCTtcgacgaggatggcagAGCGAGATGAAAGTAAAGAACGGGACGCGAAGAGTTGTGGGAGAGTTGGATTAGATGGGAGGGGGtgagatgatggagaagacgatgagAAGGAGTTCGACCCTTTGACGGCCGTGACCGTGTATTACCACAGAACAGGAAAAGACACCGCCCAAGTAGTGAAATATTCGGTCACGAAGCCGTCACGTTTTAATACAGCGCTTGTTGCCTGGGTTGCCTGGTCTGCCCTTCTTTCTCTACTGATCACTGAATCTCCAAAGATAGCTTTCTCTCTTAGGATTTCTTGTGCGATCGATTCGAGGCTGTACGGTGCTAGTCACTGGGCGTCGCCACCTACTTTGCTCCGGAATCTCACATTATTGTTATCTCTGCGCTGGATCTAGAATGCAATGCGAACTTGGTCACTCGACCTAAACTAGTGGTGTGTACTTGATAGGCCTAGAATCACACGTCGTGGTTGGGGTCCGGATTGCAATCCTTTATTTTTTCTGTTGGATTGTCGACGCGCGCGACCCATTTGAGTCCCTGGTTTGGCCCGCTTAAGCTCGTTGGGGTTTTTCCATTACTATGATCTCGTCCCACACGGAGGATCAGGAAGAATTATGTGGGCTAGGCATGGGAAACCTGGAATCCCGCCCGCACTAAAACCAAGACTGGCCAAATCCGGAATTGCTCAGGTATGCGGCGAGTCTCACGCCATGAAGCAGGGCTGAAGGGATGAGCCCCGGCGGATATCTCGGAGTATCCAGGCAGGGAAATCGTTGACCGTGCGAGTAAGATCCGAAGGCACAAGGTTTTTGCTACTGCTGCGCTGATGCCCCCATCGGTCCGACCGCAGGGTTCTTTTTGGGCCGATGTCCTGCGCGAGCAAGTTCTCCCCGGCCGGTAAGCCTGGACCAGTTCATCTCTGCGCATGTACAGCCAGTCCAGGCTCGGCTAAGAGAAAGTCGCTGCATCGCATCCATGGAAAACATGTGGGAAAAAACGGGGCCGTTTACCAAACACAGTTAGCATTCGCTAGCCTCTCCCGTTGAAATAGATCTGCTTCCACCGGTAGGAGCGGGTAAACCACGCAGCTTCAGCCAGGATTTGCGCTCCTGAAAAAGCATAAAGTCCGACAAAACGAGGTTGGGGCTGCGCAATATTGAATCCACCTAGGCACATCCCTTGACGAATACGGTAACATCCATGGATTATCGTTTGATGCTGCGATCATCAGATAGTGGTCTGGACTGATCGATACCAACGTACGTGTTTCAGAATGGCAAGGTCTCCATCGGGTCAGCCCTATGCCGGGTTTTATTGTCTGTCTATCTACCGGTTAATTGGGGTTTTCAGGAATAGGCTGCGAGGTCATAGTGATGAAGATCAAATATTGGCCACCAGGAGGGAAAACAAATACCCGACACATGGCGCATGTAAAGCTTTGAGACGGCCTAACTGACCAAATCGATACCCAATAGTCTCCCTTTGTCTCGCTTTATTAGACTAggacttttcttttctaaGCTCACAATCCACCCTGTATGAACACCGAATAGATCCCAGTTTCTTCTCCAGGCCCTCATACAGACACATGCATGCATCTACATGTGGACCTGCATCGAGCCGCTGCAGCTCCCCGCGTGTCAGTACCATACAACCTGGGCAGGTTAGACATGTCGGAATTAGACATAAAGTCTAGAAGTGAAGCTTCACCACCGCATTATCAGTGGATCAACAAAGTCAGGCGATATGTAGATATCCCAGCAATTAGATGCGTACCTCTCGAACAAGCGCCAGTTCACCTAGCGGTAAGATTCATGTCGTGTCTCATAGCAATCAGACGTGTTCATGTTGGTCTACTGCTTTAACTGCTTTGAACGTTTGTACATCACGTCCATCTGCGTAGGGCGCGGTGGAGCTGACGACGATCATTGATGATCATGGAGATCGAGCCATAGATAACCTCAGACGGGTCGATGATACTCTCTAAAGAATTAAATCAAGACTTAGCATGTTGGCTAGGTGACTACAAGCATTCCATGATTTACTAGCAATTCTAATATCTCAATACTCAGTATAAATTTTCCACTGACTGGATTAGCTGCATTATATATTTTCACAACATGCTGACCGAGAAATACATTAATTTGGCCACCAAAGTATATAATGGCCGAACTAGACGAGCAACAGTCACTGTACCTACGTGGACTGCAGTATTCCGAACCAAGTAGTAATCTGCTTTGCTTTTGGTCATTCCACCGTTCATAGAATCAGTGCATAATAACCCCGCATTCAAGTTTCTCGCCGGAGAGCCAGAATCTTGGCTAGTTTCACCTGTCCTTTCTCTCCCCAGCCATGTACGCCACTCTGTACGTCTGGGCGAACACGGACATACCAAGCCCAAGCGCGTCTGTCTAATTCGGTCTTGGTCAAGGTTGTAGCCCATGACTGGCAGACGATGTCAATGGCCCGTAGGAGATGACCGACACATTCCTCTTTCTCGGTATCAGTCACTATGGaggtctttttctttgggtGAGCTGATGTCTCTTTGCTCTCTTCCCTGTGTTCTGAAGCTGATCGAAGGAGATAAGACCTCGCGGATTCCGGGGTAAAGATAGGGAGATTTTTATTGCTCCTCGGTTCTTCACCCGGTCTACCGCGATGAGAGCTCCGAAGGGCCTCTAAATCAACGCCCCAGAGGGGCGGCAACCCGTCTGTGGCTTCTTTCCCTAGAAAATCCTCAGCAGGGACCGTGTCTGGCTGACCTTCGCGAGGATTATAGTCCCATCTTTTCAAGACCGGAATCTCCCTACCAAGGACACTGAAAACGGGATGCCCTTCCCCCCAACCCTCCTCTTCAGCCGGCCG is part of the Penicillium psychrofluorescens genome assembly, chromosome: 4 genome and encodes:
- a CDS encoding uncharacterized protein (ID:PFLUO_006811-T1.cds;~source:funannotate) translates to MSGHISSDRSRSASQSSQTPRLSQGQTGESMSRQSFGRSSRSNPNVFSDEYSLEPLDPDRIERAPSLSGSIASSTTLRSSNHPQKSVSSSTTENENPFGDEARVSFDEPHRSSLPQKGVMGMANHSNSNSGNTTPTGVQRNQSISSRFSMPRALSPYTGATGPSHPYAMYPQVGVSRSASMTSTSTIRQNDQPLGESVGPQHPYAMYPQNVVEEGMDDSLIPVGFPGHNQHYQPPAARRDDDVGDIIGADGHTEPLPPYSRYPMGAVPKPPGAENMSDSTLQPEEHQLNIGSHEAPISDDLSRGALVPEQTPDRDGDGAQRAPLTGIMAFEEKLKRKGKQTACCGLPVWTLVLIGTVMVIGGCIGGAIGGVIGTKKAADAEQSAAAQTSGPRVVTVTAPPQMDATSLTATPTNLLPLPTSGSYVIPSGPQNLSKLCIEDQQLKDAWGCMQDHTDTEIYFGGPDGHNSVIFGNQPPSSTFTYGAQPPYLPQPTQPLSMMIDTSEISMGPTLFFSTLFNKLVIVPEEEFSSTPMKRDFGGGYPDFGKKYTQYSEVGQKPWFCWWNRTMMEFFIYINQTTLNTQDTGTASYDSEMPAATATMHQGSTRDYGNLENYPRRIKIDERRDSPDSIQPYCQQMEVISNGQITPLSGEYFNVHEIEPTPTTTYINPQGSSQTYTAQAQYGTPCYCVSLTD